TGATAATGTAAGTTTTGTTATCCTTACTAAAGGCAATCACTGAACTTATGTAATCTGGACCCAACAGGAGGAAATCATTCTGTGCAGTGTTTTTATAGACCAGTTTTTCACATTCCCGACCATCAACTTGCACTGGATCCCGGCTAATAACCTGAAAACGGGGATACTCTACCGGATAGTTCTGGATATAACTTTCAATAATTTCAGTTGGATCCACATCACTGCTTTGAATGTAAATCCATTGGTTATCCCAAGTTTTTAAACTGGCCAGAGAATCACTGGAATTAGAATTATCCACTGTCCAGTTTTCAGGAATTGTAAAACTTAAAAGACTGTTCTCATAGCCTCCTTCAAGTGTGCTACACCCGGATATTGCCGTTATCATTAATACAGTTCCCATTATCAAAATAAAATTCTTGTTAAAAATCTGGATCACTTCCTGAAATAGATTTATTGGATCAATTCATATTTATTATCAATGGAGTTTATTATCAATGGAGTTGGTTACCAATAGGAATTGAGGTAATTGTCAATGAATTGATGGTCACGTACATGATGATAAACCTTTTCTTGATATTTTTAGAGGATAAATTGACTATTTATTTATGATATTGGAGTAGAACTACTGGGATACGTTAGAAAAAGCAGAAAGGGGAATTTAATTAAATAATGATGCTATCAAATTTAAAGTTTTTATTTAGATGCAGGGTTAATTAACACGGTAACTGGCTTTTTGCTGTGGGAACTTCCTTTTAGAATAAGATAGAATGGTCGGTTTTCTTTAATTCTTTCCATTCTCAAGGGACTTAAAAGAGTTTTAAACGATTCACCCACATCTTTTAATTCAATTCCCTGTCTTTTTAACAGTGGCATAATATTTTTATTTAAACTGTTAAGCTGGTCTTTCTTGAGCAACTGGGGTTGTAAAGTCATTTTATATGGTTTTGTATGTATTTGAGATTCAATTATATGTTCATTCATAAGACAAGTCCTCCCGAGTTTATATGATAACATGCATCTAATCTAAGAAACATATTCTTAATTCATAAAGTAAAAAAGTTAAATTCAAATCCTCAACCAAAACATATTTTAAAAATAATAAATATGTTAACACTGGAGAAATGAAAAAACAATTTATCTATATATAACATTGGTGTAGGGATCTAATTAAATCTTCGGTTTTATATTTTCAGATAGATATCCTTATATTTCCTTAATCTCCAATATCTCCTATTATTTTTAGAATAATCCCTGGATTTTAGAGACGGAGATACAGATTTTTGTTCCTAGAAATATCCCCTGGTAAATCTTATCCTAACCCAGTCCTCTCCCCTGCTGGTGAGATAACCTCCCATTGCAAGGAGATAAAATAGAATAGGGTATACTACGAATCTTTCTGCACCTCCCAAACCCAGATAGATTATGATTGGATTATTCAGCCCCCATAACAGTGCTGAGATGATAATAGTTAAAGAAGTGAAACCAGTGAATATGGACACAATTACCATGGGAATGTTCAACCCCAGGCGATAGGAGAATAGAACTGTTAAACTACCAAAAATGAAGGTTAAAATGGCAAAAAACATGTGAAAACTACCGGTGTAACTGGGAAACAATCCCACTCCCACTGCACCAACAGCGGAAATGGCCAGGCAGGAAGAGAAAAGCCGGCAACCTCCACTCTTCAGAATTAAATAAACACTGGCAAGACTTAAAACTCCTAATAATATCACACTAACATTGAATATGGTGGCTGAAGGCTCAATGGGTGGAATGGCACCTCCAAGGTGGCTGAGGGTGTCAGTGGTTGAGCTGTACCCTGGAAACTGTGTTTCTGCAAGGTTGATGGCCATGAAAAACTGTAGAGCAGCAATTAAAAGTAATATACCTGCAGTGCGGTAAAAATCATTCTCTGGACGGAAAATACTCCCATTCTGAACTTTCATAAACTCCAAACCCCCTCTCCAATGTTAATTTAGTACTCAGGATACCAAGTTAATATGCATGAAATAAAATTGAATTAAATGTTACCCGGTGTACGCATGTAATTAAAACCTATACTTTATTAAAATATTTTTATAAATTTTAAAGTATATAAAATCAGTTTTTGTTGTATGGATACAATCAAATATTTTTTGTTATATTCATACAAAATTATAATCAATAGACTGGTTTAAGATTAAAATAAGTATAATACGATTTTTTCATGTTCATTAATAAAATAATTATGGATATCCATATCAATCCATTAAAGCTTTAGAATGAATGGTAAAAGGATACTTATTTACATTATAAATCAGTATTTCATTTTATGGTAAATCAGGGCCAGAATCGCATACTCATTCTTCTCTTTGTGGGAGTGTTCATGGGGTCCCTTGATATCGGTATTGTAGGTCCGGCACTACCCAGCATCCAATCATACTTCACAGTGAACGAACGACTACTCTCATGGGTTTTCACAATCTACATCTTATTTTTCATGTTAGGTACACCATTAATGGCTAAATTATCAGACATATATGGTAGGAAAGCAATTTACATCCTGGATATCCTCCTTTTCACCATTGGTTCAGTGGTGACCATAACCTCCTTCTCATTTGAAATGCTCCTTCTAGGAAGAGCAATACAGGGTTTAGGTGCTGGCGGGATTTTTCCAGTGGCCAATGCCTTTATTGGGGACATATTCCCACCGGATAAAAGGGGAGGTGCCCTAGGAATCCTCAGTTCAGTATGGGGGTGGTCCAGTGTCCTGGGACCAATACTAGGTGGTTTATTACTCCATTATGGCTGGCAATGGTTATTTATTATTAACCTGCCCATAACCATGGCAGTCATTGTGGGAAGTCTTTATATTCTCCCTTGCAGTGAGAGGAACCATAAAATTACCTTTGACTGGCAGGGGTTAATGGTATTGGGTTTTCTGGTAACTTCCCTGGCCTATGGGATCAACCAGATAAACACCAATAACATCACCAGCAGCCTCCTTTCATGGGATGTACTACCCTACCTAATTCTAAGTGTGATAATGGTGCCAATTCTATGGAATGTTGAAAAAAAAGCTCAAAACCCTCTCATACAGGTTGATCTTTTGAAAAGTCGAGAGGTTAAACTGGTAAATAGTATAATGGTGGGCACTGGCCTGGTGCAGGCCTCCACAGTATTCATCCCGGCCTTTGTAATTGTGGCCCTGGCATTTTCCTCACGTCAGGCCAGTCTAATGCTAGTCCCCCTGGTTCTTACCATGGCCCTGGGCGCTCCCCTAATTGGAAGACTCCTGGATAAATTTGGTTCCAGGAACATAATGCTCATCGGATCCCTGGCAATGGCAGTGGGACTCTTTACCGTCGCCCTGTTTTCAGAAAAATTTTACATAGTAATTGCGGCCAGCATACTAATTGGAGTGGGCATGAGCACCACCATTGGCTCCCCTCCCCGTTATATTATGCTGGTGGAAAGCCCACCTCAGGATAGAGCATCAGGTCAAGCTCTCCTGAATATCATCACCAGTGTGGGGCAACTGGTAGGTGGGGCACTGGTGGGAGCATTCATCGGCTCCTATGCCGGAGAACTTTTAGGATACCAGTATGCTTACTTGTTCATAGGTCTGGTTGCGTTGATTATGACTATACTGGCCATTGGACTTAAAAGCAAGGAAGAACAGATTAAAACGAGCTATTAATAATTGAAATATTCAGTTTCTAAGAAAAAAATGAACTCTTTATTCTGTATCCAGAATAACGTAACTTTATGTACTTTAAACTTTCTTTTGCAGTCTAAACAAAGAAAAAAATGGTCACTGATGATCAACCGATGGCTCTAACTGGTTGAGTTCAACCAGAGCATTTTGAAATGCATTTTTAGTTATAACCCCATCATCCAGGGATGATCTGAGTTCAAAGGTAATGTTCTTCACAGTAATTCGATCGCCCTTATTCCGTAGATTAGCGTAGGCCATGAGGATTATAGGGTCCTTTTGTGCCAGATCGTAAATAGTTAAGGATTTATTCTTTTCAGATTCAGTTTTAACCACTGCATCAGTCACCTGTAAATTAACAGTCCTGGCATCAGGATTAACTGGAGGAACTGCTTTCACTTTAACTGAAGATAATGATTCGTTCACTGTTTTCCGGAACTGGCTGAAATTCACTGAATAATTATCCTGCCAATTTAGGGGTGTTTTATTCACCACATGGTTCAAACTATCTATAAAAGTGTAAAATAAGCCACCATTTTCACCATAAATGTTATCTGTTTCTGGATAGTAGGGGGTTGTGAATTCACTAACCCATTTGGTCCGATTTTCACGGTTGGTTATTATAACATAAAACTCGGCAACTTCCCTTTTTCCCTTGGGCACCTTTTTGAACTCTCCCACAACAATTTCACCACATATCTCATTGCCAGGGCTTAGCTCATTTAAAAATTTGGTATTATAATCTTCCATATCTCCATATTCAGTCAAACCAAAATCCAACATACACCTGAACCCCCATTGGTTAATTAATTTTTTCTATAAAATATTATAAAAACTTCCATCAGGATCTTCAATGGTAGGAGTTAAGCCCTGAATTTCAAAAACCGGGAATCAGTTAATATGTTCATCTCCTAAAATGTTCCAGGTTCTTAAAATCCGCTTAACACCCCTTTCAGTGCTCATCACCCTTCCCATCATGGTGCCTGCTGTTAAACTGAACACTAATCCCATTAACGGAGGCCCCTGCAACCAGTAGGAGAGATAATGGGTTCTGGTAAATACAAAGACCAGGTAACAAATCAGGATTATGGCACCAATCCAGTCCATCTGACCAATAACATTACTGGTTTCATCATCCCAGCTCAAACGATACACACGACTCACCAGTGTACCAATGCCCAGACCAATGAGTACCCCTCCCAGAGCCCATGAAATACTAAATGTACCGGTTATGACTTCGTATATTATCACCAATAACATGACCACCATAACTATGGTGTAAATTCGCAGGCGCTTTATAAGTCGTTGATCTAAGTATTTAGATAACTGTTTTTGGCTCATTTACTCCCTTTTCCCTAATTTTTAACAACTTCAATAATCCTCTATTGAATTATTAGTTATCATTCTTGAATAATGTTTCCGAATCCTTAAAAGATATGTTTTTAAAGTGAAGTAATAAAGAATTAGGAACATGGATGGTCATGGCCGTGTTTTTATTACCTGTATTGGTTAAGGTAGAGCTGGAAGAACTGGATCCGGTTATCCAGATTGACTTATACCGGAGTTTTGAGGTTAAACTAGCCACCAGCATTGCCATTGGAACTGGTTATTGCCAAACTGCTATTGTGTTCATGCCTTCTCTGGCAGTGGTTGCCCTATCTCTGACCACTTCTCTGGCTAGTTTAATGGTCATCCCCCTGGTTCTGGCCCTGGGAGTGAGTGCCCCTATTATTGGAAGATTGCTGGATAAGTTCGGTACCAAAATAGTCATGCTTTTTGGTATTTTTATCCTGGCAGTGGGTCTTTTATGCTTAAGTTTATCGGCCACCAGTTTTTATCTGTTCATAGTATCGGGAGTGGTGGTCGGTCTTGGTCTGGGAGCTGTGCTGGGCTCACCTCTTCGTTATATCCTGCTGGGTGAGAGTCCACCTGATAAACGTGCCGCAGGACAGGCTATAATAAACTTCAATGCCAGTGCTGGGCAGCTGGTGGGAGGTGCACTTATTGGTGCAGTGATAGGTTCACAGGGAGGTAAACTGACTGGTTACCAATCAGCTTATATTTTAATTGCCTTTATTGCCATTGTTATGATGCTATTAACATTAGGGTTGAAGAATCGTGCTGAGCAGTTAGAAACCATGAAAACAATTCAAACTAAAAGTTCAACCTGAATTTAACATCCCTCCTTTACTTAAAAGAATATTAATAATGCATTAAATATCAGGTAGAGCATTATAACGATGTGGGACAAGCCATAATTGAAGAGGCTCAAAAACTAACTGGAAGCACTTATGGTTTCTCAGCTGCTGTAAATTCAAACACTCTAGAAATTATTGAGGATACAGAAGCCATAACAGTCCTTGAGGATTACCAGGGAAATATCAACATAGAAATACCCACCAATTCAGATAGAGATTCTGATGGGATTAATTCAGTAGATGGCGGAGACACACTGCTTTGATCCATGAACTACATTTCACGTAGCCTTTTAACTCGTTCATCTGTGGGAGGATGTGTGGAGAAAAGGGTGCTACCCCTATTACTGCTTTTAGCCCCTAAAGCCGGGTTTATAATATATAGGCCGTTAAGTGCATCGTTTCGGAGTTTACTTTTACTTTTCTGCTGGTCGCTGATTTTTTCCAGGGCACTGGCTAATCCCTCAGGGTATCCGGTGTAATTGGCCCCAGTAGCATCTGCAAGGTACTCGCGTTGTCTGGAAATGGCGAATTTGAGTAATTGTGCGAATATTGGGGCGAGGATTACCAGAACTAGAAAGACAACTAAAAATATTAACTGACCCTGTCCCCCTCCCCTGTCTCGACCCCGGAATAAACTTCCATATGAAGAATACCGAGCCATGTATCCTAAAAATACGATGGTTCCTACCAGAACAACTGCTACCGTGGCCAGTAGAACATCATAATTTCTTATATGGGCCATTTCATGTGCTATTACTCCTTCAAGTTCCAGACGGTCTAACCTTTCCAGTAAACCCCGGGTAACAGTGATACTGGCATTTTCAGGATTACGACCTGCGGCAAAAGCATTAGGAACCTCGGTATCAATTATGTATAGCTTGGGCATTGGCAATCCTGCAGCAATACTCAAGGCTTCTACAGTATTATGAAGATATGGTTCTTCCGGTTTAGATACCTCCCGTGCCCCGGCCATGGTGGTTACAATATTCTGGCCTCCGTAATAGGTGACCAGCATGATAATGGCAAACAGTACAACTGCCATTAACAAACCCATTATGGGCGACCCAATGTATAACCCAATTAAATATCCAATGACCCCTATTAGAACTGCGTAGAGCAAAAAGAAAAAATAGGTCCATCTTTTATTAGCGGCTATGTTCTTGTATATGGGATCCATTAATATTCACCTTTAAAAATCAACTTGGGGTACTTCCCGTACTTTATCTGATTCAACTTCAAAAAATTCCCTGGTTTGGAATTGGAATGCCTGGGCTATGACATTAGTGGGGAACTGTTGTACGCTGTTATTCAAATCCAGAACGGTTCTATTGTAGCGTTGTCTGGCGTAGGCTATCTTATTTTCTATACCCACCAGTTCTTCCTGAAGCATTAGGAAATTTTCATTGGCTTTAAGGTCAGGATAATTTTCTGCAACGGCAAAGATGGATTTAAGGGCTTTTGAAGCCATATCATCTGCTCCAGCATTTTCCTGGACTGTGGAAGCATTCATCCAATTACTTCTGGCCCGTGTAACCTCTTCCAGAAGTTCACGTTCATGGTCCATATACCCTTTGACTGTGCTTACCAGGTTGGGAACCAGGTCAAACCGCTTTTGCAGGAGGGTGTCAATGTTGGAATAGGATGTGTCCACTGTATTTCGCATATTAATAAGTCGGTTGTAACTATAAACAATGTAGATTACTATTAATATTAAAATTCCCAAGATTATGTATACATAATTCATTTTTTTTATCCACCCTAAGTATAATTTCTTCAAATCTTACTGTGATATTAAAAGCTATGATCGTTAAGTATTTATTCTTAATTACTTTCCAATGATAACTCTTTTAGAGGAAACTCAGGGAGTGCCCTTCTCGGTATGTATTAAACCAGAGAAATGGGATGGGAACCAATACTATAATCTAATAGCTCCCCAATGTGATTACATTGTCCCCATGCTCTACCTGGCCGACTATGAAGTGGGAATAAGTCATTTGAAAAGTCTGATAAATTTTATAACTACATCTATCAGGGGAAAATTGTGGCCGGACTTCAAACTTATGAATCTGACCAGAATCTTACTCCTAAGGATGCAACACTATACTCGTGTAGTGATTCGCTTCAGGTATGGGTTGAGTAATTTTCATAGGTAGTTAAACCAGATCTTATTCTAGTCAAAGAGTCCACTACCAAAAAAGCAATCAATACAGTATCCATCAGCACCCATATGGTTAAGGCAGT
This DNA window, taken from Methanobacterium subterraneum, encodes the following:
- a CDS encoding DUF998 domain-containing protein encodes the protein MKVQNGSIFRPENDFYRTAGILLLIAALQFFMAINLAETQFPGYSSTTDTLSHLGGAIPPIEPSATIFNVSVILLGVLSLASVYLILKSGGCRLFSSCLAISAVGAVGVGLFPSYTGSFHMFFAILTFIFGSLTVLFSYRLGLNIPMVIVSIFTGFTSLTIIISALLWGLNNPIIIYLGLGGAERFVVYPILFYLLAMGGYLTSRGEDWVRIRFTRGYF
- a CDS encoding MFS transporter, which translates into the protein MVNQGQNRILILLFVGVFMGSLDIGIVGPALPSIQSYFTVNERLLSWVFTIYILFFMLGTPLMAKLSDIYGRKAIYILDILLFTIGSVVTITSFSFEMLLLGRAIQGLGAGGIFPVANAFIGDIFPPDKRGGALGILSSVWGWSSVLGPILGGLLLHYGWQWLFIINLPITMAVIVGSLYILPCSERNHKITFDWQGLMVLGFLVTSLAYGINQINTNNITSSLLSWDVLPYLILSVIMVPILWNVEKKAQNPLIQVDLLKSREVKLVNSIMVGTGLVQASTVFIPAFVIVALAFSSRQASLMLVPLVLTMALGAPLIGRLLDKFGSRNIMLIGSLAMAVGLFTVALFSEKFYIVIAASILIGVGMSTTIGSPPRYIMLVESPPQDRASGQALLNIITSVGQLVGGALVGAFIGSYAGELLGYQYAYLFIGLVALIMTILAIGLKSKEEQIKTSY
- a CDS encoding MFS transporter; amino-acid sequence: MAVFLLPVLVKVELEELDPVIQIDLYRSFEVKLATSIAIGTGYCQTAIVFMPSLAVVALSLTTSLASLMVIPLVLALGVSAPIIGRLLDKFGTKIVMLFGIFILAVGLLCLSLSATSFYLFIVSGVVVGLGLGAVLGSPLRYILLGESPPDKRAAGQAIINFNASAGQLVGGALIGAVIGSQGGKLTGYQSAYILIAFIAIVMMLLTLGLKNRAEQLETMKTIQTKSST
- a CDS encoding M48 family metallopeptidase: MDPIYKNIAANKRWTYFFFLLYAVLIGVIGYLIGLYIGSPIMGLLMAVVLFAIIMLVTYYGGQNIVTTMAGAREVSKPEEPYLHNTVEALSIAAGLPMPKLYIIDTEVPNAFAAGRNPENASITVTRGLLERLDRLELEGVIAHEMAHIRNYDVLLATVAVVLVGTIVFLGYMARYSSYGSLFRGRDRGGGQGQLIFLVVFLVLVILAPIFAQLLKFAISRQREYLADATGANYTGYPEGLASALEKISDQQKSKSKLRNDALNGLYIINPALGAKSSNRGSTLFSTHPPTDERVKRLREM
- a CDS encoding LemA family protein, which translates into the protein MNYVYIILGILILIVIYIVYSYNRLINMRNTVDTSYSNIDTLLQKRFDLVPNLVSTVKGYMDHERELLEEVTRARSNWMNASTVQENAGADDMASKALKSIFAVAENYPDLKANENFLMLQEELVGIENKIAYARQRYNRTVLDLNNSVQQFPTNVIAQAFQFQTREFFEVESDKVREVPQVDF